The DNA segment CTGGGTGCTCTCGTTTCCTCCTTGATCCCATGATTGTGCCCATTAGGTGAACTGATGTGTCTACGTGGTCCCAAGGTGAGTGAGGgtgggcatgtgtgtgagtgCGCCCTGCAAAGGGAGAAGCGTGctgtaggaacttaactcttgtttatatcaattagcctattgattagaaaattgattttgttatacatcatttcacttaaagttaGTTTCCAAGAACTTACTGACAATGTTAAGTGAGGGCTTTCTGTATCACAGACTGgacagcttaaacaacagaaatttgttttcccaCAATTCTGGAGCccggaagtctgagatcaaggcatCTGCGGTGTTGTTCTTTCCTGAGTCCTCTCTCCTTAGCTTTGCAGATGGGCGTCCTTgccctgtgtcctcatctcctcttctgataaggaacaccagtcatattggattaggttCCACCTTAAGGACCTCAGTTAACCTTAGttacctctttattttttattttaattaattaattaatttatgtatttattttgagacagagtctcactgtgtcacccaggctggagtgtagtggctcactgcaacctctccctcccgggtttaagcaattctcctgcctcagcctcctaagtagctgggactacaggcatgcgccaccacacccagataatttttgtagttttagtacaggcagggtttctccatgttggccaggctggtttcgaactcctgacctcaggtgatctgcccgccttggcctcccaaagtgttgcaattacaggtgggagccaccacgcctggcctgttatctctttaaagaccctgcctccaaatacagtcacattctgagacgCTGGTGGTTGGGACTTCAACACACGAATTTCGGGTGTCCAGAGGACAGAGTATTATCTGCCATAGCAAACTGACACACACGGCTTCCAGCCAGGAGCATCTTGGAAAAGCTTTTGTCAGAAAGTGAGTCCAGGACTTGGCAACTATACCATGTGTGTCCCCTCTGAAGGGGACAAAGCCCAACCAGTTATTAACCACTCATGTGGGGTGCCTTTGGTTAATTAGAGTAAAGGGAGTCCAGTGGTAGGTGTTCTACTTCCAAGGAACAAGACACTGATAGATTTACAATGTTTAGTAACAGCTAAATCACAGATGTTGATGGGACCCTGATGTCTTTggttttaaaatggtaaatatgtttCCTGAAGTATGAAAAACCTCCTATGtagcaaatgctgagaaatacCATGGTGACAGTATTTTTGTGAGCCTGTCACCACAGACAGAGCCAGTGCAATAATGCATCAGTCCCCTTCACCAGCCTCATGCTCTTCTTTATTCTAAAGAAGTGAGCAGGGAGAGGGCCACGGTCCAGTATGGGAAAATGAGCCCTTTCAAtgacaaaatttaaatgtaatgaGCATTAAATGAGCATATTAATTCACAGGAGCAGTTGGTGCTTCTGCCTGAAAGTGGAGAAACGCATGTTTCCAGGGAAGCAGAGACACAGTGGCAGGGTGACACAGCCAGTGCTCACACAGCATCCCTCCGGTGGGCAATCCGCAGTGCAAGGCCACCACACAGCAATGCCACTCCACTGGCAGGGGCTTTGTAGCAGGGATTCTCAAAGGGCATCCTCACACAGCAGCATCGCCGTCAGCTGGAAAAGTatcagaaatgcagattcttggccaggtgccatggaccatgcttataatcccaacattttgggaggctgaggcgggaggatcacttgagcccaggagatcgaggctgcagtgagccgtgattgtgccactgcactccaacctgggcaacggagctgagatcctgtctcaaaaaatgcagattcttgggcccCATCCCAGATCCACTGAATCAAGAACTCTGGGTGTGGGCACAGCAATCAGTATTTGAACCTCTGTGTAGGTAGAGCAAAAATGCAAGACACACAGTTACATTTCATTTTAGATAAGTGACATCATTTTTTAATATGAGTATGTCTCAATTATTGCATGGGACATGTTTAATACTAAAATGATTTGTTGTTTAACTGAAATTCACCTTTAGCTGGggtactgttttgtttgtttgtttgtttgttttttagacagagtctctctctttcgcctaggctgaagtgcagtggcgtgatcttggctcactgcaacctccacctcccaggttcaagtgattctcctgcctcagcctcccgaatagcggggattacaggcacatgccaccacgtccggctaatttttgtatttttagtagagacagggtttcactatcttggccaggctagtcttgaactcctgacctcgtgatccacccacctcggcctcccagagtgctgggattacaggcatgagtcaccgcgcccggcctggggtTCTGTATTGTATCTggcagctctgcctccaggggaTTCTGATTCATGCTGAAATTTGGGAACCACCGGCATGGAGGCTTTGCCTAGGTCCAAAGCCCTGTTCTGACCATTTCAATGATGAAGAAAGTGTCTGATCCTCACATTCATTTCCCTGTTACCCTCTTTACCTCCCTGTTTCCCTGTTACCCTCTTACCTCCATCCTTCTTGTCTGATTTGCTCTGTTCACTCATTTACATTTCCTGTGCCTTTTCACATTCGTGACTTCTTAGTTCTGTCTGTGATTTTATAAAGATAACTCCCAAATAAAAATTGCATGGATCTACTGTTTATTGGTTGTAGCTAACTCAGCCAGAGGTTAGACTGTGCATATTTTGACACAGCAACTTGCCCAGGTTCATAAGTGCATTTATAAGACCCTTCTGCATCAGGTTTCCTGCCTGCATATGTACATATTAAGTAGCTCTAGTTACTGAGGACTATGAactcaaaggaaaggaaaactccatgcttaaaaatggttgaaGAACATGCTCTTGCATTGATTCTGGGTTGGACTCAGCTACATGGAACTGTTGATGTTTAAAGAACCTTAAATGTGGGAGGTAGAGGAAATGGTGTATTGTATTGTTTATGACAGGTAATAACGAACCACCAAGGTTAATTGGATGATTGACTGAGGTATTCGTTGGCCAAGGGCCTAAGAGCATTATGTAGTATTTTGCCAGCATGTTATACAGAGAAATGGAGATTAAGTATTCTCTATTCttggctggatatggtggctcacgcctataatcccagcactttgggaggctgaagcaggtagattgagctgaggagtttgagaccagcttggtcaacatggtgaaatgtcgtctctacaaaaaatacaaaaattagccaggcatggtggtgcacttctgtagtcccagctactcaggaggctaaggtgggaggatggcttgaacccaggaggttgaggctgcagtgagccgagatcacaccactgcacttcagctgggcgacagagtgagaccctgtctcaaaaaaaaaaaattttttttcaagtattctCTATTCTTGTTAATGGCACATTTAATTACAAACAGAAAACCTCAGCCCCTAATGTCTGAtgaaggctttttatttttactttttatttttataagctcTGTTAGACTTgagaaagctttttaaattttcttttttttaagcagaaTCTGATCAAATATTCAATATAACAGGAAACAGTGCATTTTATGCTTAAGgagaagaaaatgtagcacatcaTGATTTAggtttttaatacatttctattttgcaGATTGGGATTGAGACAGTTATGTTTGGTTTGGACAGTGACCCCAGTGTGATGATTGTCTGTGTGGCCTTAATGTTGATCAGGGTTGTTCTCATGAAAGATCACTTCAAGATCCATACAACCAAGATTTCAGGACTGTTGGCAAAATAGGGGAAAGTAAGTCACTATGGTGACGCAGACACTCAAAAACATCTGCATCGGGAAACTACTTCATTTGGGTTTATAAcgaccccctttttttttttttgaaatggagttttgctctttcacccaggctggagtgcagtggtgcgatctcagctcactgtaacttcctcctcccaggttcaagcaattctcctgcctcagcctcccaagtttataggctccggctaatttttgtatatatatatatattttttgagacggagtctcgctctgtcacccaggctggagtgcagtggcgccatcttggctcactgcaagctctgtctcccaggttcacgccattctcctgcctcagcctcctgagtagctgggactacaggcacccgccaccatgcccagctaaatttttgtatttttagtagagacatggtttcaccatgttagccaggatggtctcgatttcctgaccttgtgatctgcccgcctaggcctcccaaagtgctgggattacagacatgagccacatcGCCCggctgcctaatttttgtatttttagtagagacagggtttcaccatgtcggccagactggtctcgaactcctgacttcaggtgatccacccaccttggcctctgaaagtgctgggattataggcgtgagccaccacagcagGCTATAATGACCACTTTTTACATAGTAGTCAATATAATGCATTTGATGCATATTGATTTTTATCTTGTAGAAACAGCAGTTAGACAAAAACATGGACAAATCCAATATAGTTGCAGAATAGAATGCAAGTGGGCAAGTCTCAGTGCTGTCAAAATTGGAGTGCTGCTGGCCAGAGCTAGGAGGGGCCGCTGCGCTGGCGACCGAGCAGCAGGTGCTGATGCTCTCACATAGTCCAAGGGCAAGTTCAGTtgacaaaacaagaaatggagtTTTGAGATTATTATTTGAAAGTGTAAAGATAAGCAataaaagaatcaaaaggaaCTGAGGATTTATAGAATAGTAATAAAAGGGAAACTATAGGATTTTAAAGAAGAATCATAGAGTTAACCACCAGAAAAGTATTAACATGTGTTCCCAGCTTTGAcagaaaactttttctttcttttttttttttttttgagttggagtttcgctcttgttgcccaggctggagggcaatggcgtgatctcggctcactgcaacctctgcctcccaggttcaagcgattcccctgcctcagcctcccgagtagctgggattacaggcatgcgccacgcccagccaactttatatttttagtagagatgggatttctccatgttggtcagtctggtctcgaacttccgacctcaggtgatctgcccaccttggcctcccaaagtgttgagattacaggtgtgagccactgtgcccggcctaggaaAGCTTTTCTTTACCAATAGATCTgagtggtggggaggtggagaggatGGCAATTTAATTGACAATAGAAAGAATAACAGCAGAAAAGTTCGCTTTCACTGTATTTAGGAGCACTCCAAAAGGAGTGGCTCCAGGAGCCGCCAGGGGTGAGAGTTCATACATCAGCATCGTAAAAATAGGGTGGTTAGGACTTTGGAGGGAAGTATGGAAGGTTTTCAGAGGGCTTGCTTACACAGGGTTTACTCTTGGTGTTAACAGGCACCTTGAGAGGGGATGTATGGCAGCTTCATGATCAGAAATCTCTGCCTTTAATCATATATGGGAAGCTCAAAAAAGGCctctaggctgagtgcagtggctcacccctgtaatcccagcactttgggaggccgaggcgggcggatcacttgaggtcaggagtttgagaccaatctggccaacatggtgaaaccctgtctctactaaaaatacaaaaattagcaaggtgtggtggtgtgcacctgtaatcccagctacttgggaggctgaggcaggagaatcgcttgaatccaggaggtggaggttgcagtgagctgagattgcaccactgcacgccagcctgggtgatagagagagactccgtctcggaaaaaaacaaacaaacaaaaaaagtatctaGCTGTGTCTGCTGTATCTCAGATGTCTTCAGTCTAAAGCAGGGGTCTCCAACTCCCGGACCATGGACTGGAGCTCGtctgtggcctattaggaacggggccacacagcaggaggtgaatggTGGGTGGGTGAGCCAGCATtacctgtcagatcagcagcggcactagattctcataggagcacaaaccctatcgtgaactgcacatgtgagggatctaggttgcttgctccttatgagaatgtaactaatgcctgatgatctgaggtggagcagtttcatcctgaaaccatcccccaaccCAACCCCGGgttaaaaattgtcttccacaaaccCGGTCCCTGgcgccaaaaaggttggggactgctggtctAAAGCAATCTTTCTTGCCTCCTGGTGGGTTGTGGGTCCTTTCACTGGGAAGCTGCATTCCAGGTGGGGATGAGCAGGGCAAAGGAAATTTTCATCATAAACTTTTCTATGCAAAAGTTTACAATGTGCAATTTGATTTCCTTCCATGCCCTTAAATTACATCAATcaaagagaaaaggggagaagagCCCCAGCCCAGCTTGATCCAGTGAGCTATGTTTGGAGAGGAAGctctgggcaggggctggggaaggtggTGTTGGATCCTGTTGGGGGACAGGCCAGGGAATCTGTGAGACAGATGATGGATGTGATGGGATGTGCCAGCAGAGGCCGGCGGGGCCAGCGCATCCCTCCTACCTTCCTCCCTTCTGTGGACACTTGGGGGAAGTCGTAGGTGACTAGTGAGTTAAAAAATGAATTACCAATGAGTAATTAGTTACTGATGAGGTTTTAAGGttgtaattattaattaattcatgAGTTATTAGAGGAGGGTTAGCTATTAATGAGATGCTCTCTAACTCCAGTTCCTATGTTTCTGTGTTCCAGCTTCTAAAAAGAATAAACTTGGAATTAACTTTCAAATGTTATTATGCTTTAAAATTGTATCTGTCAAACCTCACAGTTACCTCAaagtagacattttttaaaacaagtagaATATTCACTGTTGGAAACAAATGCTCAGTGCTACAAAGTGAAACCAGCACTCAGacaaaagttttctcagcaaggcaatttacttctgcagaagggtgctgccTGCATCAATCATGATCACAGGAGCACActgaacaaaggaaggaaaaggttTTTATCCCTAACACAGTCCCTACCTCTGTGTCACTCCCCCAGGGGCTGGGGTTGGACCGCTCATTCTAAGTTGACCCGATTGGCTATTTGTGAAtacttttccaaataaggaagggaagggggatgTGAGTTACAGTGGTGGGAAGTGCAGTTTCAGTGGGAAGAATGGGTGCAGAGTGGGTAACCAAGGGAGCAGATGTGAGTTATTGATTAGAACTGGTGGGAAGGTTGTTCACAGTAACTAGGGACAAGGAGGCATGGACAACAAGGAAGTCGAGTTTGAGAACAAAGAATAAGGAAGTCAACAGGCTAAATCTTTGAAGAGGAATTTACTGTATCTTATAATTTCCCCCTTTCAATTGTTATGGTCCTTCCTCTTCAAACCTTTTTAACAAGTCTTGGCTTTGCTGTTCGACTTGATCCTCTAAAAGGAAAAGCTTATCTGAATAAGGTGGAGGAGAGCTAAGGGAGGTTTTAGTAAGTACTGTTTCTATAAGCCTCTGTACTAGCCCACGGATACATGGTGTGACACAACACCCAAAAAGAATGACTACACCTATTACGGCTGCAAGAGAAGTAAGAATTGAGGCTatgattcctttccatttaccAAACCACCTTTCTAGCCATCCTGAAAAAGGGTCATTGACTCCAGAATTTTTAGCTAATTCATTGGATAAAGCAGTAAGGCCTTGTAAGGCCCTTGTTATGCTCCCACTAGGGGCAGTATTGTTTGGGATGAAGGTACAACATTGAGTTTTGATCATAACACAAACTCCACCTTTTTTGGCTAATATCATGTCTAGGGCCATTCTGTTTTCCCAAGCCATCTGGCTAGTAGGCCCTAACTGTTCAGCTATTCTTTTGACAGCATCTCTAGTGTAGTTAATAAACCGCTGCTGGTTATAATAGATGTAATTTATCCAATCTATGTTTTTACTGATAGTTACCCACCAAAATATTGATTCAAATCCTGCAGCTATCTGGTCTTGAGCTTTGAATTTGTGTGGTACTCCCTGTGGGACTCCAGTTGCGTCTAAATAAACTTGAGAGTCAaaagacccataaggggcttctctTATTTTACGGTgttgtggcttttctttttctggttgaaGAAATGCAAGGGCAAAAGGGATAGCGAATTGGACAAGAGTGCAAGTACCACTCCAGTTACTTGGCAGAGTGTCCAGTAagggtccaccacaataccaccataCATCCGCTACATCCGCTCGAGAATGACTAACAGCAGACTGATGGGTAAGCTCTTGGAAGGGCTTAAGCTCACTACATCCCATTAAGCTTCCACGGAATGCCAAGTTTTCCCTTGTCATGAGAGACATGAGATGAAACTGACATTGGGAGACggaagctggatggccctcgGGGGCTGACCCGCAGGGTGTTGAACTTCAGGATagagcagagagagagcttggcatgatATATTGCCCCAAgctgtagaatcctggaagaGAGCTACCATACAGCCCATGCTTGGTCGACGGGAGGACCATCtgagtggaaaggggacaatctgggcctctggcctgctgtgcgcacaagcataacaattgcttttgtttaaagtGTGGACggaatatttaatccattccatccaggcatttgcatcttgatATCCTGTTTCAATTGCTAAAGTTTGTTTTAGGTCATTTACTTCTACAATATCTATTTTGGTTTTATCTTTGGGTGG comes from the Homo sapiens chromosome 9, GRCh38.p14 Primary Assembly genome and includes:
- the LOC124902201 gene encoding syncytin-B-like, which gives rise to MSLMTRENLAFRGSLMGCSELKPFQELTHQSAVSHSRADVADVWWYCGGPLLDTLPSNWSGTCTLVQFAIPFALAFLQPEKEKPQHRKIREAPYGSFDSQVYLDATGVPQGVPHKFKAQDQIAAGFESIFWWVTISKNIDWINYIYYNQQRFINYTRDAVKRIAEQLGPTSQMAWENRMALDMILAKKGGVCVMIKTQCCTFIPNNTAPSGSITRALQGLTALSNELAKNSGVNDPFSGWLERWFGKWKGIIASILTSLAAVIGVVILFGCCVTPCIRGLVQRLIETVLTKTSLSSPPPYSDKLFLLEDQVEQQSQDLLKRFEEEGP